Proteins encoded in a region of the Deltaproteobacteria bacterium genome:
- a CDS encoding DUF748 domain-containing protein, translating to MLKKVALFLVASIFVLAVIAFFSLPAILKAVTAKQLTKLLHREVVVQKFDFNLLTLRARVEGFTVKDRNGGPFLAFEGLSFDVQAASIVEGGPIIEDIVLKAPHLNIVRNEDLTYNFSDLLEEFTKKPPEGTELLPAGRPLPFSLNNIRLEGGSLDFDDKPKRTRHEIRDLKIAIPFLSNLPYYANVSVEPAFSVNVNGAQIELKANSKPFSDTRETSINIAINDTDIARYVEYLPIALPVKIPTGNLELQAVVSFAQAKEQPPTVTVSGRISLNRWSIVDPQDRPLLQFSALDVGIDNADVFSRKFALQSIHVQSPDIVLRRTKNGEFELFQLIAEKAKNLPEATPPTAATPVKNDISASSESLVAPVPLSFNVAEVRCSDGKITYLDESVERSFQTVLDAVQIVARSVSNLPAQPVTVEVSLRSEAGETIFGDSELFLDPLKASGKFDLKNLNTKKYAPYYRKFVVFEIEEGTLDLSGQYSYVADERGGAALLSGLNTTLSAVRLRKRGEKADFVKIPVLSVKNASVDVEKKTIAIEAVYTQAGEVRVRREHDGSVNFAKLTPVLTSTPTKRKNARILTPLRKRSESSSPWLVTLKKLTVEKYAVQVEDQAPAQPVISTVNPFSLTVEDFSTKKGAKFKTTLHMSVDKTGGLNVKGPVSVDPLSANLKVEAKTINLLPFQPYFTENVNISLTSGAVSADGNLSLQAASSGATKIEFVGQAAVTKLASVTKANAENFLKWNSLYVSGIDVGTVPLRVDVKEVAVADFYSRMIVNPDATLNVQDIVRSEPQPERKNTASSSEPGSSSTVTSASNSSTAQPGGPNLIRIGKVTLQGGTIDFSDRYIKPNYSARLTQMTGRVSEMSSVVSSPADVDLRGKLDDAAPLEITGKINPFAQNLYVDLAVDFKDIDLNPMTPYIGKYAGYTVEKGKLSLGLKYLIADRTLQAQNRIFLDQFTFGEETNSPEATKLPVRLAISLLKDRTGAIKLDLPVNGSLDDPQFSVWGVLLQMVTNLVAKAATAPFALLGAMLDGGGEELSRLEFEPGRATFDSRTEEQLQKIITLLAERPAFRLDISGYVDPENDPEGLRHYLFERKLKAQKLNETVEKGTERTALDEVTIEEKEYSTHLALAYKQETFPKPRNIIGLAKGLPDEEMEKLILTHIEVTDEVLRDLAKRRAQLVREYLLQSGQLGSERVFLVEPKSITQKPEGGGKGSRVDFAIR from the coding sequence ATGCTGAAGAAAGTAGCGCTTTTTCTCGTTGCCAGCATTTTTGTCCTTGCGGTCATCGCTTTCTTTTCTCTGCCAGCAATTTTGAAGGCGGTCACGGCGAAGCAATTGACGAAACTTCTGCACAGGGAAGTCGTGGTGCAAAAGTTCGACTTCAACCTTCTGACGTTGCGCGCGCGGGTCGAAGGATTCACTGTCAAGGACAGAAATGGGGGACCCTTTCTCGCATTCGAGGGACTGTCTTTTGACGTGCAAGCTGCGTCGATAGTGGAAGGTGGGCCAATTATCGAAGACATCGTCTTAAAGGCCCCTCACCTCAATATCGTTCGCAATGAAGATCTGACGTACAATTTCTCTGACCTACTTGAGGAATTTACAAAAAAGCCGCCAGAAGGAACCGAACTTCTGCCAGCAGGGCGCCCTTTGCCATTTTCTCTCAATAATATCCGCCTGGAGGGAGGGAGCCTCGATTTCGATGACAAACCAAAGCGCACGCGTCATGAAATTCGCGATCTCAAGATTGCCATCCCTTTCCTGTCCAACCTGCCATACTATGCCAACGTCTCTGTCGAGCCGGCTTTTTCCGTGAATGTGAACGGGGCTCAGATTGAGCTGAAAGCCAACTCTAAGCCGTTCAGCGATACGCGCGAGACCTCGATCAATATCGCTATCAACGACACCGATATTGCACGGTACGTAGAATACCTTCCGATTGCGCTACCCGTAAAAATTCCGACTGGGAACCTTGAGCTTCAGGCGGTGGTTTCATTTGCACAAGCGAAAGAACAACCACCGACTGTGACGGTCAGCGGACGGATCAGTCTGAATCGCTGGAGCATAGTCGATCCACAGGATCGCCCATTGCTGCAATTTTCCGCTCTTGATGTTGGCATCGATAACGCCGATGTTTTCTCTAGGAAGTTCGCACTCCAGTCTATCCATGTTCAGTCTCCCGATATTGTTCTTCGCCGGACAAAAAATGGGGAGTTCGAGCTTTTTCAGCTCATTGCCGAAAAAGCAAAAAATCTTCCTGAAGCCACACCTCCGACGGCCGCTACTCCGGTGAAGAACGATATCTCGGCTTCTTCGGAATCGTTAGTCGCCCCTGTACCTTTAAGTTTCAACGTTGCGGAAGTGCGCTGTTCTGACGGAAAAATCACCTATCTCGATGAATCGGTGGAGCGTTCGTTCCAAACCGTCTTGGATGCCGTTCAGATTGTCGCTCGTAGCGTCAGCAATCTCCCTGCGCAGCCGGTGACAGTTGAGGTTTCATTGCGAAGCGAAGCGGGGGAAACGATTTTTGGTGACAGCGAACTGTTTCTCGACCCGCTCAAGGCGTCAGGGAAATTTGACCTGAAGAATCTCAACACGAAAAAATATGCTCCCTATTACAGAAAATTCGTTGTATTCGAAATTGAAGAGGGCACCTTGGATCTTTCGGGACAGTATAGCTATGTTGCCGATGAAAGAGGGGGAGCAGCTCTCCTGTCCGGCCTGAATACGACGCTCAGTGCGGTACGGTTGCGCAAACGAGGCGAAAAGGCCGATTTCGTCAAAATTCCGGTTCTCTCGGTCAAGAATGCCAGTGTCGATGTAGAAAAAAAGACCATTGCTATAGAGGCGGTCTACACCCAGGCTGGGGAGGTCCGAGTACGACGCGAGCATGATGGCAGTGTGAATTTTGCCAAGTTGACACCTGTGTTGACTTCGACACCCACAAAGAGAAAGAATGCCAGGATTCTTACACCACTGCGGAAACGAAGCGAGTCTTCCTCTCCTTGGCTGGTCACGCTGAAGAAACTCACTGTGGAAAAATATGCGGTGCAAGTCGAAGATCAAGCACCGGCGCAGCCTGTCATCTCGACCGTTAATCCATTCTCTTTAACGGTTGAGGATTTTTCGACCAAAAAAGGGGCAAAATTTAAGACGACACTTCATATGTCGGTCGATAAAACCGGTGGTCTCAATGTCAAAGGACCGGTTAGCGTCGATCCACTTTCGGCGAATCTTAAAGTTGAAGCAAAGACTATCAACCTGTTGCCGTTTCAGCCTTATTTTACCGAAAACGTGAACATTTCCCTGACGAGCGGAGCAGTCTCGGCGGATGGAAATCTTTCCCTCCAAGCTGCTTCGTCCGGCGCAACCAAGATCGAGTTTGTCGGACAAGCGGCTGTGACCAAGCTGGCTAGTGTGACAAAAGCGAATGCAGAAAATTTCCTCAAGTGGAATTCGCTTTATGTGAGCGGGATCGATGTTGGGACTGTCCCGCTACGAGTGGATGTTAAAGAAGTGGCAGTAGCAGACTTTTACTCCCGAATGATTGTGAATCCCGATGCGACGCTGAACGTTCAGGACATCGTCCGTTCGGAGCCACAACCAGAGAGGAAAAATACTGCCTCGTCATCCGAGCCGGGTAGTTCTTCTACTGTCACTTCTGCTTCGAATTCATCCACCGCTCAGCCAGGAGGACCAAACCTCATCCGTATCGGAAAAGTCACTCTTCAAGGGGGGACTATCGATTTTTCTGACCGTTATATTAAGCCGAATTATTCTGCCCGACTCACCCAAATGACTGGGCGGGTGTCGGAGATGTCTTCAGTGGTAAGCAGTCCTGCGGACGTCGATCTGCGCGGTAAACTTGACGATGCCGCTCCGTTGGAAATCACCGGCAAGATCAACCCTTTTGCGCAAAATCTCTATGTGGATCTCGCGGTTGACTTCAAAGATATCGACCTGAACCCTATGACTCCTTACATCGGTAAATACGCCGGCTACACAGTGGAGAAGGGGAAATTATCGTTGGGACTAAAGTATCTGATTGCGGATCGTACACTCCAAGCTCAGAATCGGATTTTTCTCGATCAATTCACTTTCGGCGAGGAAACGAATAGCCCCGAGGCCACGAAGCTGCCGGTTCGCTTAGCGATCTCTTTGCTGAAAGACCGAACTGGAGCTATCAAACTCGACTTGCCGGTGAATGGTTCGTTGGACGATCCACAGTTCAGTGTCTGGGGAGTCCTGCTTCAGATGGTGACCAATCTTGTGGCGAAGGCGGCGACTGCGCCGTTTGCATTGTTAGGAGCGATGCTTGACGGGGGAGGCGAGGAATTGAGCCGGCTGGAATTTGAGCCAGGACGGGCGACGTTCGATAGTCGAACCGAAGAACAGTTGCAGAAGATCATTACACTCTTAGCCGAGCGACCGGCCTTTCGATTGGATATTTCAGGATATGTCGATCCAGAAAACGATCCCGAAGGATTGCGGCATTACCTCTTTGAGCGCAAACTCAAGGCTCAAAAGCTCAACGAAACTGTTGAAAAAGGGACAGAGAGAACTGCGCTCGACGAGGTCACAATCGAAGAGAAAGAATACTCCACCCACCTCGCCCTGGCCTACAAGCAAGAGACCTTTCCTAAGCCGCGCAATATCATTGGCCTCGCAAAGGGACTGCCCGATGAAGAGATGGAGAAGCTCATCCTGACCCATATTGAGGTGACGGATGAAGTCTTGCGCGATTTGGCTAAACGGCGCGCTCAGTTGGTGCGAGAGTATCTCCTTCAGTCTGGGCAGCTCGGCAGCGAACGAGTCTTTCTCGTCGAACCCAAATCGATTACGCAAAAACCTGAAGGAGGCGGAAAAGGAAGCCGGGTGGATTTCGCTATCCGATGA